Proteins co-encoded in one Candidatus Thiodictyon syntrophicum genomic window:
- a CDS encoding ATP-binding protein, translating into MLKEMRFAGERVAAPHRDGLADELAALANSRGGVCVLGVDDRRQVIGIPLERLDRAEQFVRELCLDSVTPPLAPVIERRRLPTAAGELVPVLKVEVPRSLFVHKSPGGYLHRVGSAKREMAPEFLARLFQQRSQVGMIRFDEQVVPRATLDDLDAPLWQRFVTPRTRDDRDSLLFKLAMARPDDAGTLRPTVAGVLMGSSDPRPWLPNAFIQAVAYRDTAARPRGDEWYQIDAADLVGPLDRQVLAACQFVRKNMRVAASKGEGRRDLPQFDLTAVFEAVVNAVAHRDYSLAGSKIRLRLFADRLELYSPGGIANTMTIASLPYRQAARNEAITSLLARCPIPSAEAGLTDRSAMMDRRGEGVQIILERTEQLSGITPVYRLIDESEVLLVIYAASGR; encoded by the coding sequence GTGTTGAAGGAAATGCGCTTCGCCGGCGAGCGGGTCGCCGCGCCCCACCGCGACGGGCTTGCCGATGAGTTGGCCGCACTCGCCAACAGCCGCGGCGGGGTCTGTGTCCTGGGTGTCGACGATCGCCGCCAGGTCATCGGTATCCCCTTGGAGCGGCTGGATCGTGCGGAGCAGTTTGTCCGTGAACTGTGCCTGGATTCAGTGACGCCGCCGCTCGCCCCGGTGATCGAGCGGCGGCGCCTGCCGACCGCGGCCGGGGAACTGGTGCCGGTATTGAAGGTGGAGGTACCCCGCAGCCTGTTCGTGCACAAGAGCCCCGGCGGTTATCTGCACCGGGTCGGCAGTGCCAAACGGGAGATGGCCCCCGAGTTTCTGGCCCGGCTCTTTCAACAGCGCAGCCAGGTCGGGATGATCCGGTTCGATGAACAGGTCGTGCCGCGCGCGACCCTGGACGATCTCGACGCACCCCTCTGGCAGCGCTTCGTCACCCCGCGGACCAGGGATGACCGTGACAGTCTCTTATTCAAGCTCGCCATGGCGCGCCCGGACGACGCCGGGACCCTGCGCCCGACCGTGGCCGGGGTCCTGATGGGCAGCAGCGACCCGCGCCCCTGGCTGCCCAACGCCTTCATTCAGGCGGTGGCCTATCGCGACACCGCGGCGCGTCCCCGCGGTGACGAGTGGTACCAGATCGATGCCGCCGACCTCGTCGGCCCCCTGGACCGGCAGGTCCTGGCGGCCTGCCAGTTCGTGCGCAAGAACATGCGGGTGGCCGCCAGCAAAGGCGAGGGCCGTCGGGACCTGCCCCAATTCGACCTGACGGCGGTCTTCGAGGCCGTCGTCAACGCGGTGGCCCATCGGGACTATTCGCTCGCCGGGTCGAAGATCCGGCTGCGCCTGTTCGCCGACCGGCTTGAACTGTATTCACCCGGCGGCATCGCCAACACCATGACTATCGCGAGCCTCCCCTACCGCCAGGCCGCGCGCAACGAGGCAATTACGAGCCTGCTGGCGCGCTGCCCGATACCCTCCGCGGAGGCTGGCTTGACGGATCGCAGCGCCATGATGGACCGACGGGGCGAGGGGGTGCAGATCATCCTGGAACGCACCGAGCAGTTGTCCGGGATCACACCCGTTTATCGCCTGATCGACGAGTCGGAGGTGTTGCTGGTGATCTATGCGGCGAGCGGCCGATGA
- a CDS encoding toxin-antitoxin system TumE family protein, translating into MKAELITRFRNVSDAGNGIEMVVWRVPAPVPPSGHGYKYRLVYVVNGERAVGFDNERGKGDHMHLGHQEAPYVFVDVDRLIDDFIREVEKWKSGH; encoded by the coding sequence ATGAAAGCTGAACTGATCACCCGTTTCCGTAACGTTTCCGATGCGGGGAACGGGATCGAAATGGTGGTCTGGCGCGTACCGGCACCGGTGCCGCCGTCGGGGCACGGCTACAAGTACCGGCTGGTCTATGTGGTAAACGGCGAACGTGCCGTTGGTTTCGACAACGAGCGCGGCAAGGGCGACCACATGCATCTGGGTCATCAGGAGGCCCCCTATGTGTTTGTCGATGTTGACCGATTGATTGACGATTTCATCCGGGAGGTGGAAAAGTGGAAAAGCGGACACTGA
- a CDS encoding protein kinase domain-containing protein: MPQTPEPADSWPGAAIPDDAQIRLARSAEGATLGLPRTEAEQYVAVRAETVEPFYLLLYAQRDEKDATALHQALATELGSRDCSWPARDWHRPDAGDPIEATRRAWLRDARFVLVLASPALIDDLKNRGLALETDRPLLILALGTVTDDQCRGTPLAGLPIFATQGADPWTARSGSGRKQWVRDAAAWLLAAIRRPERAPDPFARLRRPDWERFGDLPDGHYVHQHTEVPGAPAGRVAIELLRDWLADPQASVLCAVFGELGMGKTTLCQRLTRDLLRGRDAGESLPLPVYLDLRAVNTMEWDWSRGAPPLADMLEHIVAAAYDLGVDELRPSAADIARLAQQGGGLILCDGLSEVMNRLTPEQCRLFIERLWSVLPPMIWKPPPGLTPEQVQTWRRPPGVGRLLMTCRSHFFQTVQDQVNALSGQQRVPIGRADYLWATLLPFDARQVETYFRQVFAADPAQAERVIAILDQVHDLKELGSRPYNLRLIQDQVDELEQIRREGRRVSIADLYEGLVGQWTRRDDPKHRLNRDHKLLLMERLALRLWAGGEKHLGYQTLNDWLVAQIRTEPGWREVEYQSYLARDGGMEVLEEDLRNATFLVREGEDRFRFAHTSIQEFFLARALHRALVDDRLDDWALPRPNYETLDFLGGLIAGRDTGACLAGLRRILAEYRPKVSELALAYDLHALAHGMPGIELTGFRIPGLEPRPADGRREVVRVDLQALDRSGVGLGGEADSERLSADPAQVEFLHDNERTAYIGLAGTLESMGRRRIFMSYAQFSDSHSQRVLALAQALRAQGIDVELDQFHQHELVDWPRWCLEQLRPERSDWVLMICSRLYRDRLDGRVDPRTGRGVFWEGALIDDEIYGAKENRRFVPVLLDDEPEESIPVMVRGWTFCRVRGLDSRDSGYERLYRLLTAQPEAVKAPLGPVTVLASAPAVPAPSERAGAVAVSKSRCPDPQSQSLSDVLAAARVRKQQLAREGKDTSGVDEQIVELKRHLRAGGLLRVGDDLLDGRYELVDTLGKGGFATIFKSYDHRLERWTAIKVLHGHHGDDKSRVERFFRGARKMGGLHHPGIVQVLDSGRGEEGHYFFVMEYLPGGDLRQAVLSGVVSPDRAADLILSVGRALTFAHGRRLIHRDIKPANIVLDAGGAPKLTDFDLVWAADTTGGTESGMMGTYVYAAPEMMQRPQDVDARADVYSLGMTAVFAFHGKDLPGNEVLRNTEAFIKRLAVPARVKKVLCRAVALEPSERYQSVDEFCGGLTEVCRLA, translated from the coding sequence ATGCCCCAGACCCCCGAACCCGCCGATTCATGGCCCGGTGCCGCCATCCCGGACGACGCGCAGATCCGTCTCGCCCGCTCCGCCGAGGGCGCCACCCTGGGCCTGCCCCGGACCGAGGCAGAGCAATATGTCGCCGTCCGTGCCGAGACGGTCGAGCCCTTCTATCTGCTCCTCTATGCCCAGCGCGACGAGAAGGACGCCACGGCGCTCCACCAGGCACTCGCCACGGAGCTTGGGTCCCGCGACTGCTCCTGGCCCGCCCGTGACTGGCACAGACCCGACGCCGGCGATCCGATCGAGGCTACCCGCCGCGCCTGGCTACGCGACGCCCGCTTCGTCCTGGTCCTGGCGAGCCCGGCGCTCATCGACGACCTCAAGAACCGCGGCCTCGCGCTGGAGACGGACCGCCCCCTGCTGATCCTGGCCCTGGGTACGGTCACGGACGACCAATGCCGTGGCACGCCGCTCGCCGGCCTGCCGATTTTCGCCACCCAAGGCGCCGACCCGTGGACCGCTCGCAGCGGTTCCGGCCGCAAGCAGTGGGTCCGCGATGCCGCCGCCTGGCTGCTCGCAGCCATCCGCCGTCCCGAGCGCGCGCCCGACCCCTTCGCCCGGCTCCGCCGCCCGGACTGGGAGCGCTTCGGCGACCTCCCGGACGGCCACTATGTCCACCAGCACACCGAGGTCCCCGGGGCGCCCGCGGGCCGGGTCGCCATCGAACTCCTGCGTGACTGGCTCGCCGACCCGCAAGCGAGCGTCCTGTGTGCCGTCTTCGGCGAACTCGGCATGGGCAAGACCACCCTGTGCCAACGCCTCACCCGCGACCTGCTCAGGGGCCGGGATGCAGGCGAGTCCCTGCCGCTCCCGGTCTACCTCGATCTGCGCGCCGTCAACACGATGGAGTGGGACTGGTCCAGGGGCGCCCCGCCGCTCGCGGACATGCTGGAGCACATCGTTGCCGCCGCCTATGACCTGGGCGTCGATGAACTCCGCCCGAGCGCCGCGGACATCGCCCGCCTGGCCCAGCAGGGCGGGGGGCTCATCCTCTGCGACGGACTCAGCGAGGTGATGAATCGACTCACCCCGGAGCAGTGTCGGCTCTTCATCGAGCGGCTCTGGTCCGTCCTGCCCCCCATGATCTGGAAGCCACCGCCCGGTCTAACTCCAGAGCAGGTCCAAACCTGGCGTCGCCCGCCCGGCGTCGGGCGCCTGCTGATGACCTGCCGCAGCCACTTCTTCCAGACCGTACAGGACCAGGTCAACGCTCTGAGCGGCCAGCAGCGGGTACCGATCGGCCGCGCCGATTACCTCTGGGCCACCCTCCTGCCCTTCGACGCACGCCAGGTCGAGACCTACTTCCGCCAGGTCTTCGCCGCCGACCCGGCCCAGGCCGAGCGAGTCATCGCCATATTGGACCAGGTGCACGACCTCAAAGAGCTGGGCAGCCGCCCCTACAACCTGCGCCTGATCCAGGACCAGGTGGACGAGCTGGAGCAGATCCGGCGCGAGGGACGCCGGGTCTCGATTGCCGACCTCTACGAGGGCCTGGTCGGTCAGTGGACGCGCCGCGACGACCCCAAGCACCGACTCAACCGCGACCACAAGCTGCTCCTCATGGAGCGCTTGGCGCTGCGCCTCTGGGCCGGCGGGGAGAAGCACCTCGGCTACCAGACACTCAACGACTGGCTGGTCGCGCAGATCCGCACCGAGCCCGGTTGGCGGGAGGTCGAGTACCAGTCCTATCTCGCCCGCGACGGCGGTATGGAGGTCTTGGAAGAGGACCTGCGCAACGCGACCTTCCTGGTCCGGGAGGGCGAGGACCGGTTCCGCTTCGCCCATACCTCCATCCAGGAGTTCTTCCTGGCCCGTGCACTGCACCGGGCACTGGTTGATGATCGGCTGGATGACTGGGCACTCCCGCGGCCAAACTATGAGACTCTGGATTTCCTGGGCGGACTCATCGCCGGCCGGGACACCGGCGCCTGTCTGGCCGGGCTGAGGCGTATTCTCGCCGAGTACCGGCCCAAGGTGAGCGAGCTGGCTCTGGCGTACGATCTCCATGCGCTCGCACATGGTATGCCCGGCATCGAGCTAACCGGCTTCCGTATCCCGGGGCTGGAACCGCGTCCAGCGGACGGAAGACGTGAGGTTGTGCGTGTTGACTTGCAGGCGCTGGACCGGAGCGGCGTCGGACTTGGAGGCGAAGCAGATTCCGAGCGCCTGTCTGCGGACCCCGCCCAGGTAGAGTTCCTGCACGACAATGAACGAACCGCGTACATCGGGTTGGCGGGGACGCTCGAGTCGATGGGGAGGCGCCGGATTTTCATGAGCTATGCACAATTCTCAGATTCGCACTCGCAGCGGGTGCTGGCGCTCGCCCAGGCCCTTCGCGCACAGGGCATCGACGTCGAGCTTGATCAATTTCACCAGCACGAACTCGTCGACTGGCCCAGGTGGTGTCTGGAGCAGTTGCGGCCCGAACGCTCGGACTGGGTGTTGATGATCTGCTCGCGGCTCTACCGTGACCGTCTAGATGGACGTGTCGATCCGCGGACCGGCAGAGGCGTGTTCTGGGAAGGGGCGTTGATCGACGACGAGATCTATGGCGCTAAGGAAAACCGGCGCTTCGTGCCGGTGTTACTTGACGACGAGCCCGAAGAGTCGATCCCGGTCATGGTCCGCGGCTGGACATTCTGCCGCGTCCGGGGGCTCGACAGCCGGGACTCGGGCTACGAACGGCTCTATCGTCTGTTGACCGCTCAGCCCGAGGCCGTCAAGGCGCCGCTCGGACCGGTCACAGTTCTGGCGTCGGCTCCGGCCGTGCCCGCACCTTCCGAGCGGGCCGGGGCGGTCGCTGTTTCCAAGAGCCGGTGCCCAGACCCGCAGAGCCAATCACTCTCGGACGTCCTAGCCGCCGCCCGCGTCCGAAAACAACAACTTGCTCGGGAGGGGAAGGATACCAGTGGGGTAGATGAGCAAATCGTCGAATTGAAGCGTCACTTGCGCGCAGGTGGCTTGTTGCGCGTCGGTGATGACCTGCTCGATGGCCGTTACGAGCTGGTCGACACACTCGGTAAGGGAGGATTCGCTACCATCTTCAAGTCGTACGACCACCGTTTGGAGCGCTGGACCGCAATCAAGGTGCTGCATGGTCATCACGGTGACGATAAGAGCCGGGTGGAGCGATTTTTCCGCGGTGCTCGCAAGATGGGGGGGCTACACCACCCGGGTATAGTTCAGGTCCTCGACTCCGGCCGCGGAGAGGAGGGGCACTACTTCTTCGTCATGGAATATCTGCCCGGCGGGGACCTTCGCCAGGCCGTCCTTAGCGGTGTTGTGAGTCCGGATCGCGCCGCGGACTTGATCCTGAGTGTAGGCCGTGCCCTGACCTTCGCCCATGGACGCCGGTTGATTCATCGGGACATCAAGCCCGCAAACATCGTGCTCGACGCGGGAGGGGCGCCAAAGCTCACAGACTTCGATTTAGTATGGGCCGCCGATACCACCGGCGGTACCGAGTCCGGCATGATGGGTACCTATGTCTACGCGGCACCGGAGATGATGCAGCGTCCGCAGGATGTGGACGCGCGCGCCGATGTGTATTCACTGGGAATGACCGCCGTTTTCGCCTTTCACGGCAAGGACCTACCCGGCAACGAGGTTCTACGCAACACCGAGGCATTCATCAAGCGTTTGGCGGTGCCCGCGAGGGTCAAGAAGGTCTTGTGCCGCGCTGTGGCTTTGGAGCCTAGCGAACGGTATCAGTCGGTCGACGAATTCTGCGGGGGGCTCACCGAGGTGTGCCGGTTGGCATAA
- a CDS encoding toll/interleukin-1 receptor domain-containing protein has product MTVELTYFVSYAHADQAPTGRLLDLLAPRLAIARGYRFRHWIDDRIAVGERWTDAIGAVLAGCDFGLLLLSPSFLASGFIRREELPTFIERISNPGGGAGSEAETRIRKPLVPVMLKPIPLDGSADLAGLDQLQLFRDRERRAFTETRGHTADAFADQLVAAMLTKLRRIWPQDTP; this is encoded by the coding sequence GTGACCGTTGAACTGACCTATTTTGTCAGCTATGCACATGCCGACCAAGCCCCGACCGGCCGGCTGCTCGACCTGCTGGCGCCCCGACTCGCCATCGCCCGCGGCTACCGCTTCCGTCACTGGATCGATGACCGGATCGCCGTCGGCGAGCGCTGGACCGACGCCATCGGCGCCGTACTCGCGGGCTGCGACTTCGGCCTCCTGCTCCTATCCCCGAGCTTCCTCGCCAGCGGCTTCATCCGCCGCGAGGAACTGCCGACCTTCATCGAGCGGATCAGCAATCCCGGCGGCGGCGCCGGCAGCGAGGCCGAGACCCGCATCCGCAAGCCCCTGGTTCCGGTGATGCTCAAGCCCATCCCGCTCGACGGCAGCGCTGACCTGGCCGGGCTCGATCAACTCCAGCTGTTCCGCGACCGTGAGCGGCGCGCCTTCACCGAGACCCGCGGCCACACCGCCGACGCCTTCGCCGACCAACTCGTGGCGGCCATGCTCACCAAGCTGCGGCGGATCTGGCCCCAGGACACGCCCTGA
- a CDS encoding PIN domain-containing protein translates to MTPLLVDTGFLVALYIRGDNLHHAAVAYLQQNQSPLQTAAPVIVETCFFLDAPGKAALLT, encoded by the coding sequence GTGACCCCGTTACTCGTTGATACCGGCTTTCTGGTCGCGCTCTACATTCGCGGCGACAACCTGCACCATGCCGCCGTCGCTTATCTGCAACAGAACCAGTCGCCCCTGCAAACGGCAGCGCCGGTGATCGTGGAAACCTGCTTCTTTCTGGACGCACCTGGAAAAGCCGCTCTATTGACTTAG
- a CDS encoding type II toxin-antitoxin system VapC family toxin yields MPKPAYLLDTNIVSDLVRRPAGSIRDCIAARGEERVCTSIVVAAELRFGAAKKGSQRLTAQLKTVLTALDILPFDEPADRRYGEIRAALERAGTPIGTNDLLIAAHALAHGLILVTANEDEFRRVPGLVVENWLNHEGR; encoded by the coding sequence ATGCCGAAGCCCGCGTATCTGCTCGACACCAACATCGTCTCCGATCTCGTGCGTCGGCCCGCGGGGAGCATCCGCGACTGCATCGCCGCGCGCGGCGAGGAACGGGTCTGCACCAGCATCGTCGTCGCCGCGGAGTTGCGTTTCGGCGCGGCGAAGAAGGGCTCGCAGCGGTTGACCGCCCAACTGAAGACCGTGCTGACGGCCCTGGACATCCTGCCCTTCGACGAGCCCGCGGATCGCCGCTACGGCGAGATCCGAGCGGCGCTCGAACGCGCGGGCACGCCGATCGGCACCAACGACCTGCTCATCGCGGCCCACGCCCTTGCACACGGCCTGATCCTGGTCACCGCCAACGAGGACGAGTTCCGCCGCGTGCCGGGGCTGGTGGTCGAGAACTGGTTGAATCACGAAGGCCGGTAG
- a CDS encoding antitoxin, with translation MHASRRATLFINGSNQAIRIPRDFELPGKEALIHKEGDRLIIEPVPPPRLLAVLATLDPIDDTFPDIQDPAPEPVDL, from the coding sequence ATGCACGCATCCCGCCGCGCTACCCTCTTCATCAATGGCAGCAATCAAGCGATTCGCATCCCGCGGGACTTTGAACTGCCCGGCAAGGAAGCCCTGATCCACAAGGAAGGCGACCGCCTCATCATCGAGCCAGTGCCCCCGCCGAGACTGCTCGCGGTGCTGGCAACCCTCGACCCCATCGACGACACCTTCCCCGACATCCAGGACCCGGCGCCGGAGCCGGTCGATCTCTAG
- a CDS encoding helix-turn-helix domain-containing protein — MKAIVIGIMSQERIRERVLSIARGEYKPKPSEPKIWFTSMRSLAEVLSDENRALLKVIQEAKPQSISSLAELTGRKPGNLSRTLRTMSNYGLVEMRREKNHVRPVAKTTEFRIVA, encoded by the coding sequence ATGAAAGCAATCGTAATCGGCATCATGTCGCAGGAGCGAATTCGCGAGCGCGTCTTGTCCATCGCGCGCGGCGAGTACAAGCCCAAGCCTTCAGAACCAAAGATCTGGTTTACCTCGATGCGCTCCCTGGCCGAAGTTCTGAGCGACGAGAACCGTGCCCTTCTAAAGGTGATCCAGGAGGCAAAGCCACAATCGATCTCATCCTTGGCGGAACTCACCGGACGCAAGCCCGGCAATCTTTCGCGAACGCTGAGAACGATGTCGAACTACGGTCTGGTGGAGATGAGGCGGGAAAAGAATCATGTGCGTCCAGTGGCAAAGACAACCGAGTTCAGGATCGTGGCGTAA
- a CDS encoding toxin-antitoxin system TumE family protein has protein sequence MREDPGIRTLIDLHGQIIDQGEGYWIKIEAWLAAASEEVPHGIRYSLTLHEPHGKRILGYDNAHMIKLPKKFKFAGRRLVYDHKHRHVSDQGIPYEFQDAHQLLADFFGEVDRVLKEIKQR, from the coding sequence ATGCGTGAAGACCCTGGAATTCGCACTCTCATCGACTTACACGGCCAGATTATTGATCAGGGCGAAGGTTATTGGATCAAGATCGAGGCGTGGCTGGCCGCGGCCTCCGAGGAAGTGCCGCATGGCATACGTTACTCACTGACACTCCATGAACCGCATGGCAAGCGCATTCTTGGCTACGACAACGCCCATATGATCAAGCTGCCCAAGAAGTTCAAGTTCGCCGGCCGACGGCTGGTCTACGATCACAAACACAGGCATGTCAGTGACCAAGGAATACCTTACGAATTCCAGGATGCACACCAACTACTGGCCGACTTCTTCGGGGAGGTCGATCGAGTGCTAAAGGAGATAAAGCAGCGATGA
- a CDS encoding response regulator encodes MRKPIDHSAPTRSPTLGADQERQVQADLTRLLFEQAPPGLVLTAVNAALVTAAMGFVAEPLAVWTWFASLLLILAARALLLRRFRRDRAAAADAAWTRRFTLGAAATGMAWGLATLLLPGRDLSYQVFLGFVLSGMVAGAIPTLSHHLLAYRAYLLTALLPFGVHLAVLDNQLAYTFLFMLILFGFFMWINAGRYHETLRRSLELGHANLDLVADLTREKHQIADLNDQLALEVEERRSAQQALIHAKEVAESASLAKSQFVANMSHEIRTPMNGVLGMLEMLGQSHLDTVQRGYVEIARNSAEGLLTVINDILDFSKIEAGKLDLEAIPFDARLLAEDVAALFSASAQTRELELACFVEPQVKTRVLGDPTRLRQVLTNILGNAVKFTQQGEVLLHVSEGPATPGHLTLCFAVNDTGIGMSAEQRARLFSPFVQADGSTTRRFGGSGLGLTISKNLIELMGGTLEVQSTLGEGSRFLISIPFLPQSDAGAAPSPNGLDGLHMLAVDDHLTNLEILGHYLRGWGVHYTCVTRPAEALERLRRAAAAGQPFAVAILDMQMPDMDGLALARAIRADPLIAPTRLVLLSSAGQPAAADLPGIDLALNKPVRLALLRDALFQLVHGRTPEPPPPRPEPTAPQLTGRVLLAEDNLVNQKVACGMLRKLGLTVEVADNGAAALERIAAGPYDLVLMDVQMPVMDGFAATRALRERERQAGGPRLPVIAMTANAMSGDRDLCLEAGMDDYLSKPVRLAELHRVLDQWVRAGQ; translated from the coding sequence ATGCGTAAGCCCATCGACCATAGCGCGCCGACCAGGTCCCCGACCCTGGGCGCGGACCAGGAGCGGCAGGTCCAGGCGGACCTGACCCGTCTGCTGTTCGAGCAGGCCCCGCCGGGGCTCGTCCTCACGGCCGTCAACGCCGCCCTGGTGACCGCGGCCATGGGCTTTGTCGCCGAGCCGCTCGCGGTCTGGACCTGGTTCGCCTCGTTGCTGCTGATCCTGGCCGCCCGCGCCCTGCTGCTGAGGCGCTTTCGCCGCGACCGCGCCGCGGCCGCGGACGCCGCCTGGACCCGGCGCTTCACCCTGGGCGCCGCCGCCACCGGGATGGCCTGGGGGCTCGCCACCCTGCTCCTGCCCGGTCGGGACCTGTCCTATCAGGTCTTTCTGGGGTTCGTGCTCTCCGGCATGGTGGCCGGCGCCATCCCGACCCTGAGCCACCATCTCCTGGCCTACCGCGCCTACCTCCTCACGGCCTTGCTCCCCTTCGGCGTGCACCTGGCGGTCCTGGACAATCAGCTCGCCTATACCTTCCTGTTCATGTTGATCCTCTTCGGGTTCTTCATGTGGATCAATGCCGGCCGCTACCACGAGACCCTGCGCCGCTCCCTGGAACTGGGCCATGCCAATCTGGATCTCGTGGCCGACCTGACCCGGGAGAAGCACCAGATCGCCGATCTGAATGACCAACTGGCGCTCGAGGTCGAGGAGCGGCGCAGTGCCCAGCAGGCCCTGATCCATGCGAAAGAGGTGGCGGAGTCCGCCAGCCTGGCCAAGAGCCAGTTCGTCGCCAACATGAGCCACGAGATCCGCACCCCCATGAACGGCGTCCTGGGGATGCTGGAGATGCTCGGCCAATCGCACCTGGACACCGTCCAGCGCGGCTATGTGGAGATCGCCCGCAACTCCGCCGAGGGGCTGCTCACGGTCATCAACGACATCCTGGACTTCTCCAAGATCGAGGCCGGCAAGCTGGACCTGGAGGCCATCCCCTTCGACGCCCGCCTCCTGGCGGAGGACGTGGCGGCGCTCTTCAGCGCCAGCGCCCAGACCCGGGAACTCGAATTGGCCTGCTTCGTGGAGCCCCAGGTCAAGACCCGGGTCCTGGGGGACCCGACGCGCCTGCGCCAGGTGCTCACCAACATCCTGGGCAACGCGGTCAAGTTCACCCAGCAGGGGGAGGTGCTGCTGCATGTGAGCGAAGGGCCGGCGACCCCGGGGCACCTGACCCTGTGCTTCGCCGTCAACGACACCGGCATCGGTATGTCGGCGGAGCAGCGCGCGCGGCTCTTCAGCCCCTTCGTGCAGGCCGACGGCTCCACCACCCGCCGCTTCGGCGGTTCCGGGCTCGGTCTGACCATCAGCAAGAACCTGATCGAGCTGATGGGGGGCACGCTCGAGGTCCAGAGCACCCTGGGCGAGGGGTCGCGCTTCCTGATCAGCATCCCCTTCCTGCCCCAGTCGGACGCGGGCGCGGCGCCGTCGCCGAACGGGCTCGACGGGCTGCATATGTTGGCGGTGGACGACCACCTGACCAACCTGGAGATCCTCGGCCACTACCTGCGCGGCTGGGGCGTGCACTACACCTGCGTCACCCGCCCCGCCGAGGCCCTGGAGCGTCTGCGCCGGGCCGCCGCCGCCGGGCAGCCCTTCGCGGTCGCCATCCTGGACATGCAGATGCCGGACATGGACGGCCTGGCGCTGGCCCGCGCCATCCGGGCGGACCCGCTCATCGCCCCCACCCGGCTGGTGCTCCTGAGTTCCGCCGGTCAACCCGCCGCGGCGGACCTGCCGGGGATCGACCTCGCCCTGAACAAGCCGGTGCGCCTCGCGCTGCTGCGCGACGCCCTGTTCCAACTGGTCCACGGGCGCACCCCGGAGCCGCCCCCCCCGCGGCCCGAACCCACCGCGCCCCAGCTCACCGGCCGGGTCCTGCTGGCGGAGGACAATCTGGTTAATCAAAAGGTCGCCTGCGGCATGTTGCGCAAACTGGGGCTGACCGTGGAGGTCGCGGACAACGGCGCCGCGGCCCTGGAGCGCATCGCCGCCGGGCCCTACGACCTGGTGCTGATGGACGTGCAGATGCCGGTGATGGATGGCTTCGCGGCCACCCGCGCCCTGCGCGAGCGCGAGCGCCAAGCCGGGGGGCCGCGCCTGCCGGTGATCGCCATGACCGCCAACGCCATGTCCGGCGACCGCGACCTGTGTCTTGAGGCCGGGATGGATGACTATCTCTCCAAGCCGGTGCGCCTGGCGGAGTTGCATCGGGTGCTGGATCAGTGGGTGCGGGCGGGGCAGTGA
- a CDS encoding DUF1186 domain-containing protein: protein MTPDEIFQALATAGPGRFPRAALIEAVEQRQAITPLLLGELRRQLDAGFAPALATKDYWRHHFAIYLLAYFREPAAYPLFVQMGTLPGETLFDVIGDTVTENYGRQLAAVCHGDTRGIERLIEDPALNEYVRTAAIRALELLFAIGELDRDGLRERLGRFARPWLDAAEAGKRPSDATAWVWATLVWLAADIDAQELVPMIRRAFELQLVDPWLAGGAERFEAAMVEHRDRPEPYKPSPGVRLPGHPVDELGHWYCFQTPEQRKPIDPKRRPVVRQVPTPARAAPKVGRNEPCPCGSGKKYKKCCGG, encoded by the coding sequence ATGACCCCCGACGAGATTTTCCAGGCACTCGCCACCGCCGGCCCCGGCCGCTTCCCCCGTGCGGCACTGATCGAGGCCGTTGAGCAGCGCCAGGCGATCACACCCTTGCTGCTCGGCGAGCTGCGCCGACAACTCGACGCCGGGTTCGCGCCGGCCCTCGCGACCAAGGACTATTGGCGTCACCACTTCGCGATCTACCTGCTGGCCTATTTCCGCGAGCCGGCGGCCTATCCGCTATTCGTGCAGATGGGTACCTTGCCGGGTGAGACCTTGTTCGACGTTATCGGAGATACGGTGACCGAGAACTACGGGCGCCAACTGGCCGCGGTATGCCACGGCGACACGCGCGGCATCGAGCGCCTGATCGAAGACCCCGCGCTCAACGAGTACGTCCGAACCGCGGCCATCCGTGCGCTGGAACTCCTCTTTGCCATCGGGGAACTGGATCGTGATGGGCTGCGGGAGCGCCTGGGCCGATTTGCGAGGCCCTGGCTGGACGCGGCGGAGGCTGGGAAGCGGCCTTCCGACGCGACCGCTTGGGTCTGGGCCACCCTGGTCTGGCTTGCGGCCGACATCGACGCGCAGGAACTGGTCCCAATGATCCGCCGGGCCTTCGAGCTTCAGCTAGTGGACCCCTGGCTTGCCGGGGGTGCGGAGCGCTTCGAGGCTGCCATGGTGGAGCACAGGGACCGCCCGGAGCCTTACAAGCCATCGCCCGGAGTCAGGCTGCCCGGACACCCGGTGGACGAGTTGGGGCATTGGTATTGCTTTCAGACCCCAGAGCAGCGTAAGCCTATCGATCCCAAGCGGCGGCCGGTCGTTCGCCAGGTGCCGACGCCGGCGCGGGCGGCCCCGAAGGTGGGCCGCAACGAGCCTTGTCCTTGCGGCAGCGGCAAGAAATACAAGAAATGCTGCGGGGGCTGA